One segment of Streptosporangium brasiliense DNA contains the following:
- a CDS encoding TetR/AcrR family transcriptional regulator gives MATGSTRLSKPARREQLLDTAMAIVRAHGTDSLTLLSLAEAAGVSRPVVYDHFGTRPGLLIALYRRLDERHRAASEEALRDAPAVPREIARVLSAAYFACATDMPEWTAVSAALKGSQEMEAIERELLDGYTDLMATALRPYSGLTQEALRLRCVGVLGAAEAIAAELNRGRATVAAAIAALTDLTVDSIDAGAQD, from the coding sequence ATGGCCACGGGATCGACTCGCCTGTCCAAGCCGGCCAGGCGGGAGCAGCTGCTCGACACCGCCATGGCGATCGTGCGCGCCCACGGCACCGACAGCCTCACGCTGCTCAGCCTGGCGGAGGCCGCCGGAGTGAGCAGGCCAGTCGTCTACGACCACTTCGGCACCCGCCCCGGCCTGCTGATCGCGCTCTACCGGCGGCTCGACGAGCGGCACCGGGCCGCCTCGGAGGAGGCCCTGCGTGACGCCCCGGCCGTCCCCCGCGAGATCGCCCGCGTCCTGAGCGCCGCCTACTTCGCCTGCGCCACCGACATGCCGGAGTGGACCGCCGTCTCGGCCGCGCTCAAGGGGAGCCAGGAGATGGAGGCGATCGAGCGCGAGCTGCTCGACGGCTACACCGACCTGATGGCCACCGCCCTGCGGCCGTACTCCGGGCTCACGCAGGAAGCCCTCCGGCTCCGCTGCGTCGGCGTGCTGGGCGCGGCCGAGGCGATCGCCGCGGAGCTGAACCGGGGGCGTGCCACCGTAGCCGCGGCCATCGCGGCACTGACGGACCTGACCGTCGACAGCATCGACGCCGGAGCCCAGGACTGA
- a CDS encoding MarR family transcriptional regulator — translation MDLDCLDLIGRCGPISPRALARQAGLHPATLTGILDRLERAGWVARERDTADRRAVLIRALPERNAELFRFYSGMNHAMDEICAEYTEAELDLLAGFLRRATGAGRDATAALADD, via the coding sequence GTGGATCTTGACTGCCTCGACCTCATCGGGAGGTGCGGGCCGATCAGTCCGAGGGCCTTGGCGCGGCAGGCCGGGCTGCATCCCGCCACACTGACCGGCATCCTGGACCGGCTGGAGAGGGCGGGGTGGGTGGCCCGCGAGCGCGACACCGCCGATCGCCGCGCCGTGCTGATCAGGGCGCTGCCCGAGCGTAACGCGGAGCTGTTCCGGTTCTACTCCGGCATGAACCACGCGATGGACGAGATCTGCGCGGAATACACGGAAGCCGAGCTGGACCTGCTGGCCGGCTTCCTGCGCCGCGCCACCGGCGCCGGCCGCGACGCCACCGCCGCACTGGCCGACGACTGA